Sequence from the Ectothiorhodospira sp. BSL-9 genome:
GCCGCCGGTGAAGGCGTCAACCTGCAGAACGCCAATTTGATGGCGAACTATGACCTGCCCTGGAACCCCAATCGCCTGGAGCAGCGCTTTGGCCGTATCCACCGTATCGGCCAGACCGAGGTCTGCCACCTATGGAACCTGGTGGCCAACGAGACCCGCGAAGGTGCGGTCTTTCAGAAACTGTTCGACAAGCTGGAGGTTGAGAAGAGCGCCCTGGGCGGTAAGGTCTTCGACATCCTTGGCGAGGCCTTCGAAAACACCTCACTCAAGGAACTGCTGGTCGAGGCCATTCGCTACGGCGAGTCCGCCGAGGTGAAGGCGCGCCTGGAGCAGGTGATCGACGGCGCCCTGGATACCGACCATCTCAGGGAGATCATCCGTCGCAACGCCCTGGTCGAGCAGCACATGGGGCTCGAGGAGCTCTATGCGGTGAAGGAGGAGATGGAGAAGGCCGAGGCGCGCAAGCTGCAGCCCTACTTCATCCGCGCCTTCTTCACAGAGGCATTCCAGCTCCTGCGCGGGGAGTTGCGCCCTCGGGAGCCCGGCCGCTACGAGGTGCGCCACGTGCCCGCTGCCATTCGCGAGCGCGACCGGGTGATCGGCGAGAGCCGTACCCCGGTGTTGCGCAAGTACGAGCGCATCTGCTTCGAAAAGGAGCACGTGCGCCTGCCCGGCAAACCCATGGCCGACCTGATCCACCCCATGCACCCGCTGATGCATGCCACCACCGACCTGGTGCTGCAGGCCCACCGCGGCAAGCTCAAGCAGGGTGCCGTGCTGGTGGACCCCAATGACGACAGTGAAGAGCCCAAGATGCTGTTCATGGTCGACCATTCGGTGCGCGAGGTGCAGAACCAGAGCAACGGCTCGCCTCGGGTGGTCTCGCGTCGCCTGCAGTTTGTGGAGATCGACGAGCAGGGCAGGGCAACCCATGCCGGCTGGGCGCCGCATCTGGACATGCAGCCCATCGACGACTACGACCTGAGCCTGGTGCAGGACATACTCCAGGCACCCTGAAGTGGACCCCATCCACTGGACCACCTGACAGGGGGGTTAAGCTCTAACCGGGGTTGTAGCTCTCAGGCGTCAGGCCGCCCGAGTCAGAGGTTGGTTGAAGTAAACCTCATCCGGTGTTGCGTCGTCCAGCCCCTGATGGGGCCGCTCGGCGTTGTACCAGGTGAAGTACTGCTTCAGATCCTGGCGTAAGTGGACGCCATTATCAAAGGCCTTCAGGTAGACGCACTCGTACTTCACGCTGCGCCAGAGCCGCTCCACAAAGATGTTGTCCTGGTAACAGCCCTTACCGTCCATGCTGATCTGGATTTTGTGGTCTTTCAGCACCTGGGTGAACGCCTTGCTGGTGAACTGGCAGCCTTGGTCCGTGTTGAATATCTCGGGTCGCCCATGGCGTGCCAGAGCCTCCTCAAGGGCATCAATGCAGAAGTCGGTGTCCAGGGTGTTCGACACACGCCAGGAGAGCACACGACGACTGTGCCAGTCCATGATGGCCACCAGGTACATGAACCCCCGGGCCATCGGGATGAACGTCACATCGGTCGCCCAGACCTGGTTGGGACGATCGATCACCAGATCCCGCAGCAGGTAGGGATAGATCTGGTGGCCCTCGCCCGGTCGACTGGTGCGCGGCCTCGGATACACGGCGTGCAGGCCCATCTGGCGCATCAGCCGCTGGACTCGCTTGCGGTTTACCGGGTGGCTCAAGCGGTTGAGGTAGGCCCTCATCCGCCGCGAACCATAGAACGGCCTTCGCAGGTATTCCTCGTCAATCAGGCGCATCAGCTCCAGGTCGCTATCCTGGGTCGGCTTGGGCCGGTAGTACACCGAAGAACGGCTGATGTCGAGCAACTGACACTGTCGCCGGACGCTGACATCAACCGCCTGCGGCTCCACCAGGGCCTGTCGCTGGGCCCGGCTCAACGACCGAGCCTGCGTGATAAAAAATCGCGTTCCACCGTCAGCTTGCCGATCTCACGGTACAGGGTGTCGATCTCCTCCTGAGTCTTCTGGGCCGCCTTGCCCCCACCCTTGCCCTCGAAGATCCCCGTCGCCTTGTCCAGCAACTCACGCCGCCACTGACTCACCATGGTCGGATGGATCTCGAAGCGGGCTGCCAGCTCCGAGGTGGTCTGTTCCCCTTTGAGGGCTTCAAGGGCCACCTTGGCCTTGAAGTCGGCGCTGTATTGCTTGCGTTTCCTGCTCATGATCAGATTCTCCTGTCGGAATGATCAGAGCTTAACCCCTGGTCCGAATCTTGGGGTCCACCTCACCCTGGATCACTGGCGACCTGGAGGCCCTGGCGCTCAACCATGCCGTGCAAGCCCTGGTGCCCGAGCACTTCCGAGAGGTGAAGGGGCGCCGCGAGCGCCACGCCGACAAGGTGCTCAACGCCGTCAATGAGCGGCTGGTCAAGGAGATCAACTACTGGTCTGACCGCTACATCAAGCTCACCGACGACATGAAGGCTGGCAAGCAGCCACGCATGCGGCCGGAGATGGCGCGTCGGCGCGTGGATGAACTCACCGAGCGCCTCAACCAGAGACGCCGCGAGCTCGACGCCATGAAGCAGGTGGTCTCCAGCACCCCCGTGGTCATCGGCGGCGCCCTGGTGATCCCCCAAGGTCTGCTGGCCCAGCGCCGGGGCGAGACCCAGTTCAGCGTCGACGCCCAGTCCCGCGCCCGCATCGAGCTGCTGGCCATGCAGGCGGTGATGGACGCCGAGCGTGCCATGGGCCACCAGGTGTTCGATGTCTCCGATCAGAAGTGCGGCTGGGACGTGACCGCTCGCCCGCCGGCCAACCCGGATGGCTCGATCCTGCCCGACCGGCACATCGAGGTGAAGGGCCGCGCCAAGGGGCAGAGCACCATCACCGTCTCACGCAACGAGATCATCTACGGCCTCAACCAGGCCGATAAATTCTGGCTGGCCATCGTCATCGTGGAGGGGGAGCGCGTGGAAGGGCCCTACTATGTGCAGAAGCCCTTTGCGAGCGAGCCCGACTTTGGTGTGGCCAGCATCAACTACGATCTAGGTGAACTGCTGGCCAAGGGCTCGACGGCAACCTAGAATCATGGTGCCTTACAGTAAGGAGGGCATACCATGACCGCCATCGCCAAGATTACCACCAAGGGCCAGACCACCATTCCCGCCGATATCCGTGCCGCGCTGCAGGTCGGCCCCGGCGACTTGCTGGCCTGGGAGCTGCAAGAAGACGGCAGCGCCACTGTGCGCCGGGTGCAGCCGCTGGATCTCGAATATCTCAGGGCTCTGGAAGGCACGCTCAGCGAATGGGCCTCGGCAGCGGATGAGGCAGCCTATCGTGACCTTTGAGCGCTGGCAGGTGGTGCGTGTGCCGTTTCCGTTCACCGACCGAACCGCCACCAAGAACCGCCCGGCATTGATGCTCTCTAGTGCGGCCACCTTTAATGCGCCCGCGGGGCATGGAGTCTTAGCCATGATCACCTCTTCCAAGAATCCATCATGGCCACTGGATTGCCCCATTGAGGATCTTGCAGCCGCCGGCCTACCCGCGCCCTCGGTGGTGCGCTGCAAGCTGTTCACTCTGGAT
This genomic interval carries:
- a CDS encoding type II toxin-antitoxin system PemK/MazF family toxin, with product MRQPIVTFERWQVVRVPFPFTDRTATKNRPALMLSSAATFNAPAGHGVLAMITSSKNPSWPLDCPIEDLAAAGLPAPSVVRCKLFTLDARLIRGELGRLSAADADRVRKTLSLLLELE
- a CDS encoding AbrB/MazE/SpoVT family DNA-binding domain-containing protein, with the protein product MTAIAKITTKGQTTIPADIRAALQVGPGDLLAWELQEDGSATVRRVQPLDLEYLRALEGTLSEWASAADEAAYRDL
- a CDS encoding IS3 family transposase (programmed frameshift), with protein sequence MSRKRKQYSADFKAKVALEALKGEQTTSELAARFEIHPTMVSQWRRELLDKATGIFEGKGGGKAAQKTQEEIDTLYREIGKLTVERDFLSRRPRSLSRAQRQALVEPQAVDVSVRRQCQLLDISRSSVYYRPKPTQDSDLELMRLIDEEYLRRPFYGSRRMRAYLNRLSHPVNRKRVQRLMRQMGLHAVYPRPRTSRPGEGHQIYPYLLRDLVIDRPNQVWATDVTFIPMARGFMYLVAIMDWHSRRVLSWRVSNTLDTDFCIDALEEALARHGRPEIFNTDQGCQFTSKAFTQVLKDHKIQISMDGKGCYQDNIFVERLWRSVKYECVYLKAFDNGVHLRQDLKQYFTWYNAERPHQGLDDATPDEVYFNQPLTRAA
- a CDS encoding DUF3883 domain-containing protein — encoded protein: MGSTSPWITGDLEALALNHAVQALVPEHFREVKGRRERHADKVLNAVNERLVKEINYWSDRYIKLTDDMKAGKQPRMRPEMARRRVDELTERLNQRRRELDAMKQVVSSTPVVIGGALVIPQGLLAQRRGETQFSVDAQSRARIELLAMQAVMDAERAMGHQVFDVSDQKCGWDVTARPPANPDGSILPDRHIEVKGRAKGQSTITVSRNEIIYGLNQADKFWLAIVIVEGERVEGPYYVQKPFASEPDFGVASINYDLGELLAKGSTAT